The Streptomyces venezuelae genomic interval ATGCCCGGTTCGGTGACGAAATGGCGGGGGTGCGAGGGGTCGGCCTCGAGCTTGCGCCGCAGCTGCGCCATGTACACGCGGAGGTAGTTGGTCTCCGTGCCGTACGAGGGGCCCCAGACCTCCTGGAGCAGCTGCTTCTGGCTGACCAGCCGCCCGCCGTTGCGGACGAGGACCTCCAGGAGGTGCCACTCGGTGGGGGTCAGGCGGACGTCGCGGCCGTCGCGGTGGACCTTCTTCGCCGCGAGGTCGACGGTGAAGCCCTCGGTCTCGACGACCACCACGCCGTCCTCGGCACCGCCGACCGGCTCGGCGCGGCGCACGGCCGCGCGCAGCCGCGCGAGCAGCTCGTCCATGCCGAAGGGCTTGGTGACGTAGTCGTCGGCGCCGGCATCGAGCGCCTCGACCTTCTCGTCGGAGGTCTGGCGGGCGGAGAGAACCAGGATCGGCACCCTCGTCCAGCCGCGCAGGCCCCTGATCACCTCGACGCCGTCCATGTCGGGCAGGCCGAGGTCGAGGACGACGACGTCGGGGTGGCGCTCGGCGGCCAGCCGGAGGGCGGTGGCGCCGTCGGGGGCGGCGTCGACCTCGTACTTCCGCGCCTTGAGGTTGATCACCAGGGCGCGGACGATCTGTGGCTCGTCGTCGACCACGAGGACCCGGGTCATGGAGGGGGACCTACCTTCTTCGGTGCCCGTTGCGGGCGGCTTGGGTGATGACGGTGGCGCTTGCGGCGGTGGGGCTTGCCGGGCGGTACGGGAGCGGAGGGTGGGACGGGAGCGATACGGGGCGGCGCGGGCGGTACGGCGGCGGAACGCGGGCGGTACGGCGGCGGGGGCGCCGCCCGGCTCAGCTCACGGCATGCGCCGGGAGCTCCGCGGCCGGTTCCGGGGGCGCGCCCCGCGCGGTCCTGAGGGTGAGCACCATGGTCAGCCCGCCGCCCGGGGTGTCCTCGGCGGCGAGGGTCCCTCCCATGGCCTCGACGAAGCCGCGGGCGACCGCGAGGCCGAGGCCCACGCCGGCGCCGCGGGGCGCGTCGCCGAAGCGCTGGAACGGTTCGAAGATGCCGTCCTTGCTCTCGTCGGGCACTCCGGGGCCGCGGTCGACGACGCGCAGTTCGACGCGTTCTCCCAGGGTGCTGGCCGCGACCGAGACGGGTCGGCCTTCGGGGCTGTACTTGACGGCGTTCTCGACGATGTTGGCGACGGCCCTCTCCAGGAGGCCCTTGTCGACCTCGACCATCGGCAGCGTCTCGGGGATGTCGAGCTCGGCGCTGCCGTCGGGCACTCCCCCGAGGGCCATCGGGACGACCTCGTCGAGGTCCACGGCGCGGATCAGCGGGGTGACGGTGCCGGTCTGGAGGCGGGACATGTCGAGGAGGTTGCCGACGAGGTGGTCGAGCCGGTCGGCGCCCGCCTCGATGCCCTCCAGGAGTTCGGCGCGGTCCTCCTCGGACCACTCGACGTCGCCGGAGCGGAGGGAGGTGACGGAGGCCTTGATGCTCGCGAGCGGGGTGCGCAGGTCGTGGCTGACGGCGGCGAGGAGCGACGTACGGATCTTGTTGCCCTCGGCCAGCTTCCTGGCCTCCTCGGCCTCGCCGACGAGCCGCTGCCGGTCCAGGACGACCGCGGCCTGGGCCGCGAACGCGCCGAGGACGCGCCGGTCCTCGGCGGGCAGGACCCGGCCGTTCAGCGCCAGGGCCAGATGGTCGCCTACCGGCATGTCCACGTCCGCGTCCTCCGGGCGTGCCACCGGGTGGGGGCCGACGCTCGCCGCCGGGGTCCACGGTTCGATCTCGTCCGTCCGCTCCAGCAGGGTCACCGACTCCATCGAGAAGGTCTCGCGGACCCGTTCGAGGAGGGCGTCCAGGCTGGTCTCGCCGCGCAGCACGCTGCCCGCGAGGTACGACAGGACCTCGGACTCGGCGCGGA includes:
- a CDS encoding response regulator, with protein sequence MTRVLVVDDEPQIVRALVINLKARKYEVDAAPDGATALRLAAERHPDVVVLDLGLPDMDGVEVIRGLRGWTRVPILVLSARQTSDEKVEALDAGADDYVTKPFGMDELLARLRAAVRRAEPVGGAEDGVVVVETEGFTVDLAAKKVHRDGRDVRLTPTEWHLLEVLVRNGGRLVSQKQLLQEVWGPSYGTETNYLRVYMAQLRRKLEADPSHPRHFVTEPGMGYRFER